A single window of Thalassoroseus pseudoceratinae DNA harbors:
- a CDS encoding S8 family peptidase: MFSREDLRSLLYSRGNATRFTSDFPVLPDVWIAFAEQSPLVALKGSPHKPRYAVDLLITPDQTNTGPKAAFELAAYLHNALKNKESRHNDWPHSNIASRQLACHHFAVTVRMDFDELVRVILPRTKRWQEEIASKQSDIVDSIHEADGRKELANFLALMDLTGGTQAEISSDMLWMARVIGTIAELHWTVYTQKTLRTRQNVFDRLWPPPTLETGETSKELYDRLVIYYENIANSTARLVEGIDITPTEENLPYVAQVSLNRSVQSAVQDSTLAVKADAARRLFDIKCSHLTWAIVDNGIDASHPAFRDHPQANPDKIDWQDFTRITATYDFGQIRQLLSLDEDGQADFPDDLKQRLKRHPEIRKQLKESLLSGRTLDWDLVKPLIEVRHDDGYPVPESGHGTHVAGIMAADWLEDGNVRLQGICPDIRLMDFRVFDSYGVGDEFTVMAALQFLRHLNGGSSHRKVHGVNLSLSIKHEVANYACGNTPVCLECERLVGDGIVVVAAAGNDGYQVEDTFNASPAFRMVSITDPGNAETVITVGATHRQRPHTYGVSYFSSRGPTGDGRLKPDLVAPGEKITSCVPGESDLRQDGTSMAAPHVSGAAALLMGRYEEFVGDPRRIKRILCDTATDLGREMYFQGHGMLDILRALQSV; encoded by the coding sequence ATGTTTTCCCGCGAAGATCTCCGGAGTCTGTTGTATTCCCGTGGAAACGCTACTCGGTTCACATCCGATTTCCCCGTTCTACCGGATGTTTGGATTGCTTTTGCTGAGCAATCTCCATTAGTGGCATTGAAAGGAAGTCCCCACAAGCCGCGTTATGCGGTGGATTTGCTGATCACACCCGATCAAACCAATACAGGTCCCAAAGCGGCGTTTGAACTGGCGGCCTATCTTCATAATGCCCTCAAAAATAAAGAATCCCGACATAATGACTGGCCCCATTCAAATATTGCCTCCAGACAGCTGGCCTGCCACCATTTTGCCGTCACGGTGCGAATGGATTTTGACGAACTCGTGCGGGTGATTCTCCCTCGGACAAAACGCTGGCAAGAAGAGATCGCCTCGAAACAAAGCGACATCGTAGATTCCATTCATGAAGCTGATGGACGAAAAGAACTAGCGAACTTCCTTGCTCTGATGGATCTAACTGGTGGAACGCAAGCTGAGATTTCGTCGGACATGCTTTGGATGGCGCGAGTCATTGGCACCATCGCGGAACTGCACTGGACCGTTTACACGCAGAAAACACTTCGAACCAGACAGAATGTATTTGATCGGCTCTGGCCGCCTCCCACATTGGAAACGGGTGAGACATCCAAAGAACTTTACGATCGGTTAGTGATCTACTACGAGAATATTGCAAACTCCACAGCTCGTTTGGTGGAAGGAATCGACATTACGCCCACTGAAGAGAATCTTCCCTATGTCGCTCAAGTCAGTCTCAATCGCTCCGTGCAATCGGCGGTGCAAGACTCTACACTCGCGGTCAAAGCGGATGCCGCTCGGCGACTGTTCGACATCAAATGCAGTCATCTCACCTGGGCCATCGTGGATAATGGCATCGACGCCAGCCACCCTGCGTTTCGAGATCATCCGCAGGCAAATCCGGACAAAATTGATTGGCAGGACTTTACCCGAATCACGGCTACGTATGACTTTGGGCAGATTCGCCAACTGCTCTCTTTGGATGAAGACGGCCAAGCCGACTTTCCAGACGATCTCAAGCAGCGTTTGAAACGTCATCCGGAGATTCGCAAGCAGCTCAAAGAAAGTTTACTCAGCGGTCGCACGTTGGATTGGGACCTTGTCAAACCGTTAATTGAAGTTCGACATGATGATGGCTATCCCGTCCCGGAATCGGGGCATGGCACGCATGTGGCTGGGATCATGGCCGCCGACTGGCTCGAAGATGGGAATGTTCGATTGCAAGGCATTTGCCCCGACATCCGCCTGATGGATTTCCGAGTTTTCGATTCTTATGGCGTGGGTGATGAATTCACGGTGATGGCCGCATTGCAGTTTTTGCGACACCTCAACGGCGGCAGCAGTCATCGTAAAGTTCATGGCGTTAATTTGAGTCTATCCATCAAACACGAGGTGGCCAACTATGCATGTGGAAATACACCGGTCTGCCTCGAATGCGAACGCCTTGTGGGAGATGGAATCGTCGTTGTCGCAGCAGCGGGTAATGACGGCTATCAAGTGGAAGATACGTTTAACGCATCACCCGCATTTCGTATGGTTTCAATCACTGATCCTGGTAACGCAGAGACAGTGATCACCGTTGGAGCAACGCATCGACAACGCCCTCATACTTACGGCGTTAGTTATTTTTCCAGCCGAGGACCGACGGGAGATGGACGGCTAAAACCGGATCTCGTCGCGCCTGGTGAAAAAATCACGTCCTGCGTTCCCGGCGAAAGCGACCTAAGACAAGATGGAACCAGCATGGCGGCTCCCCACGTGAGCGGAGCGGCCGCTTTACTCATGGGACGTTACGAGGAATTCGTTGGTGATCCGCGGCGGATTAAGCGAATTCTTTGCGACACGGCAACCGATTTGGGTCGGGAAATGTATTTTCAAGGACATGGCATGCTTGACATTTTACGAGCTTTGCAATCTGTTTAG